The Candidatus Omnitrophota bacterium genome contains a region encoding:
- a CDS encoding DegT/DnrJ/EryC1/StrS family aminotransferase, with protein MSLLREIPPTAGWPLTIRSLISSSFKKHPKGLLEEDFKRCLGASDALLTYSGTAAFYLILETIKKISNKKTVIIPAFICPLIPLAIKKAGLKVKICDTNAYNFDFDINKLKDICKENGDILAILAIHLGGLPIDFYTLKEIAKVQNAFIIEDCAQSLGAQYHDQKTGTLGEFAFFSLCRGKGLSIYEGGIAVTNQPEYIQILKETAVELINQDTPSECLKITELFAYSIFYRPELFWFAFKLPQIFWQIRNKPIKAMGEYFDSDFPIHKVSAFREYIGHINFPYLDEKINQQRQKVDIYLKGLADISAIKPITEAPQTIASYPYLAIILNDKKKRDLAMQTFRNSGLGISQVYLYAITDYEYLRGIIPDADCPNSRLLAERIVTLSTSSFLKESDLQNIIKKIKKI; from the coding sequence TTGAGCCTCCTTAGAGAAATTCCGCCAACTGCAGGTTGGCCACTTACAATCAGAAGCCTAATATCCTCCTCTTTTAAAAAACATCCCAAAGGATTATTAGAGGAAGATTTTAAAAGGTGCCTTGGCGCATCAGATGCCCTGCTCACCTATTCAGGAACTGCTGCATTCTACCTAATCCTAGAAACTATAAAAAAAATTTCGAATAAGAAAACCGTAATTATCCCGGCTTTTATCTGCCCGCTGATACCACTGGCGATAAAAAAAGCTGGCCTTAAAGTAAAAATTTGCGATACTAATGCATATAACTTTGACTTTGATATAAATAAACTTAAAGATATCTGCAAAGAGAACGGTGATATTTTAGCTATTCTAGCCATACATTTAGGTGGTTTACCGATAGATTTTTATACGTTAAAAGAAATTGCCAAAGTTCAGAACGCTTTTATTATTGAAGATTGTGCGCAAAGCTTAGGTGCACAATATCATGATCAAAAAACAGGGACACTGGGAGAATTTGCATTTTTTAGCCTCTGCCGGGGAAAAGGCCTTTCTATTTATGAAGGCGGTATAGCCGTAACTAATCAACCTGAGTATATCCAGATTTTAAAGGAAACGGCCGTAGAGCTTATAAATCAGGATACCCCCTCTGAATGTTTGAAAATAACTGAACTTTTTGCTTACAGTATTTTTTACCGGCCAGAATTATTCTGGTTTGCATTCAAACTGCCTCAGATATTCTGGCAAATACGTAATAAACCGATAAAGGCTATGGGTGAATATTTTGATTCTGATTTTCCTATTCATAAAGTTTCAGCTTTTAGAGAATATATCGGACATATTAATTTCCCCTATTTAGATGAAAAAATTAATCAGCAGCGGCAAAAAGTAGATATTTATTTAAAAGGGCTAGCTGATATTTCCGCTATTAAACCCATTACCGAAGCACCACAAACTATAGCCAGCTACCCATACCTAGCCATTATTCTTAATGATAAGAAAAAAAGAGATTTGGCCATGCAAACTTTTAGGAATTCTGGGCTAGGAATATCCCAAGTCTATTTGTACGCGATTACAGATTACGAATATCTAAGAGGTATTAT